The genomic segment CACGAGGTTCCCATCACAAAGCTCTCGAAACCGCGCGGAACTTACGCTCTATGGGCTTATCAATCGAAAAAATCGCACAAGCTACCGGTCTAACCGTACAAGAAGTGGAAACAATTGCTGTATCTTAATACAAAATTCTGCAAGCGTATTGAGTAACAGCCGGTACGATTTACTCTAGGAGAAACAGGGTAAGCACATCAGACAAATTGATCAAAACCGCAAAATAATTGAGATTGTGAGACCATTTGACCGCGAAGCGGTTCAATTCTGGTCGAGCAAACTCAATTATTTTGCGGGGAAATTCAAAAGACGTCTGATGTGCTTACCCTGACAAACAACAATGACTGAAATACAACTGCGAGCCTTTTACGGGTATCTGATCTCGGCGGAGGCGCGGGCGCAGCTTACGGCAAAAACCTATATCAACACTATGCGTCTCTTTCAACAGCAGCTCGGCTCGGAGCGCCTTATCGAAGACGCTTCCGCGGACGACTGCATCGGTTTTCTCCTTGCACGGGCGGGAGAAGGCGTAACGGGAAGAACGCTTGCAAAAGATCAGGCGGCGCTCCGCTCCTTTTACCGCTTTTTGCAGCTGGAAAATGTCCGCACCGATAACCCTGCAGAGCAGCTGGAAAGCCCCCGCCGCGAAAAAAACTTGCCGCGAGCGCTTGAGCTCGACGAAGTAGATAAGCTCTTAGCCGCAATCCCGCTGGATACGCCAAACGGCATCCGCGACCGCGCCCTGTTTGAGCTGATCTACTCGGCGGGGCTGCGGGTAAGCGAAGCAGTAACGCTCTCGCTCGAAGACATTTTCTTTAACGAACAGCTGTTGAAAGTACGGGGCAAAGGCGGCAAGGAGCGCATCGTTCCTTTCGGAGCGCAGGCGGAAGAGCGGCTTACTGTTTATTTAAAAACCGCCCGCCCTCTCCTTCTCAAACCGGCACACAGCGAAAACACCGAAACAACCGGAGCGGTGTTCTTAAATCACCACGGCGAACGGCTTACCCGTAAAGGCATTTGGAAACGCTTACAGGAAATTGAACAGCTCAGCGGCGTTACCACAAAAATCCACACTCTCCGCCACTCGTATGCAACCCACCTGCTCGCAGGCGGGGCAGATCTCCGCTCCGTGCAATGCCTGCTCGGTCATGCAAGCATCGCCACCACTCAGATTTACACCCATATTGAAGACAAAGAGTTGGAAGCCTACCACCGTAAATTTTTTAAGCAATGAATGTCTCGACGGCTATATCGACGGATACAATCCTTCCCAAACGATTTTTTTGTACATATCGGGATCGGTGTCTCCTTCCGTAGAAAAGCACAGTATCTTTGAATTCTTATCGAGCTTTAATGCCGCGCGTAAATCCTTCATATCATCGTGCTGCATAATTGAGGCTAAGAGGCCGAACGGTACCGCGCCGGATTCGCCTGAGGTAACCGGTGAATCTCCCTTGATGGGTGCTGCGAGCATACGCATACCGCGGGCGGAAACCCAATCGGGCGCCGATACAAAGCAGCTGGTATTATTTTTGAGGATATCCCACGAGATGGTGTTCGGTTCGCCGCATGCAAGTCCCGCCATGATTGTTTGCAAGTCTCCCGTTACAAAGTGCGGTTTCCCATCGGCTGCCGTCGCAGACCGGTATAGGCAGTCTGCCGCGCGGGCTTCTACGACAACGGTAACGGGACAATTATTGGGGAAGAGATTTTTAAAATATCCCTGAATTGCACCGGCAAGCGAACCGACTCCCGCTTGTACAAAGATATGGGTAGGACGGTCTACTCCTGCCGCCTTGAGCTGTTCCGCAGCTTCAAGCGCCATCGTACCGTAACCCTGCATAATCCACGCGGGGATTTCTTCGTATCCTTCCCATGCGGTATCCTGCACCATCACACCGTGTTCGGTTTTTGCGGCAAGCGCGGCTGCCATACGCACACATTCGTCGTAGTTAACGTTTTCGATGGTAACCTGTGCTCCCTCTTTGGCAATGTTATCGAAGCGGGTCTTTGTAGAACCTTTCGGCATCAATACAACCGATTTTTGACCGAGCTTATTTGCAGCCCAGGCCACACCGCGCCCGTGATTACCGTCGGTTGCGGTAAAGAAGGTAGCCTGCCCGAACTCTTTCCGCAGTTTTTCACCGGTTAATACTTCGTACGGAAGTTCCGAAACATCTTTTTTCAGCTGTTTTGCAATATACTTAGCCATTGCAAAGGAACCGCCGAGCACTTTAAACGCATTTAAGCCGAACCGCCACGATTCATCTTTGATAAACACCGAACCGACGCCGAGCATATCCGCCATCTTTTTTAGAGGCACCAGCGGAGTCGGCGCGTATTGCGGGAAACTTTTATGAAATTCATGCGCCTTGTTGATTTCGTCTAAAGCCATCACCGCAAGCTGTTTGTTGCCCGTTTTCGGAAGCTTATTTTCCGTCCAAAGAATCTTTTCCATACATCACTCCTGTAAAACCTTTAAAATAGAGCATTGGAATGTCCCAAAAGCAGGCTCGTTTTTCACATCCCCGGCTATTAGGGCAATCGTCCAAAAAATTCAAGTTTCGGATAGCTCCATTTCTTATTCAAAAAAAATTTGTTTGAATCAAAATATTTGTTTGTTAATCATAGCACAGATACAAGTTATGTCAAGTTCAAGAAGGGCAAGCGTATCAGGCTGTTTTTTAGCAGCCCCGCATAATCATTGAGGCTGTTCAACCAGAGTTGAACCTTTTCGCGGTTCAAATGGTCTCACAACCTCAATGATTATGCGCCTTTTATCTACTCTACCTGATGCGTTTGCCCCTCTACAGAATAAAGTGTGCGAAATTTTGGGTAAAATTTCGCACAGCAAGGAATATAAGCGCTTGGAAGATTTTAGGTGCGTTTGGGCTGTGGTCTAAAGCTCCGCTGCTCGATGCCGAAACTATAAATAGTAGAAAGATGCCGTATGCATCAAGCAAATGATTATGTTTATCGGTGTATGGTATTTTTCATTATGTGGAGGGTAATGTATGAAATTGTATTCAATCAAAAGTAATCCGGGCGATGTGTCTTATTTTTCAATCCTGAACGAGACGGACAAGGGATATTTTATCCGCATCTGCCACGATAAAGAAGGATACGAGAAAATCAGCGAAGAATTTCTTGATAATGATATGTTTGCGCTATGCCTGCGCACAGGATATATCAGTGAGGTTCCTGCAGAATCTCACGGAGTCGCTTAATCGAGTAAGAATTTCTTTATGAGCATCAACGTGTATTCTCTGGGAGCCGCAGAGGAAGTAACCGGTTCAAAGCATATCCTCGACGTTGACGGATATTTGTATCTCTTTGACTGCGGGGCTTTCCAAGGGAAGCGGGCGGAAGCCGATAAGAAAAATCGAGACTTTGGCGTCCCTGCCGATAAATTAACCGCCGTGGTTCTTACCCACGGCCACTACGACCACTGCGGACTTTTGCCGCTGTTGGGCATACACGGGTTTGCCGGCAATATCTATGCGACGCCTGCTTCACGGGATATTGCCAACCTCGTTTTGATGGATTCAGCCCGCATACAGGCGCGGGATGCCGAATACCTACAAAAACAGGCGCTCAAAAAACACGAAAAATTCGACTGGAAACCGCTTTTTACCGAAGAAGATGTCGTACAAACCATCAATCAATTTGTAACGGTTTCCTATCACCGGCCGGTATGGATTGGGCCGAATGTTCAGCTCGAATTTTACGATGCGGGACATATTCTCGGCTCCGCGATAGCGTTTATCACGGCAAAAGATTCTACCGGCAAGACCGTAAAAATTGCATTTACCGGAGACCTCGGCAGAAAGAATAAATCGATTATCCGCGACCCGGATATCATTCCCTCCGCCGACTATATTATGATAGAAAGCACCTACGGGAACCGCCGGCACGAGGATATTCATAACGCGATGGATATGCTGGAACATGCGGTCAATGATGCGGTAAAGATGCGCGGTAAAATTATCATCCCCGCTTTTGCCGTTGAACGGACACAGGAACTCATCTATTATTTCCATCTGCTGACGGATCAAAAAAGAATTCCCTATATTCCCATCTATGTCGATTCGCCGATGGCAGTCAACGCAACGACAATCTTTCAGGTGCATCCCGAATGCTTTGACCACGAAACGCAGGAAGCCTTTGTCAAACACCATAAGAATCCGTTCGGCTTTAATGCGCTCAAGTTTATTACGAGCGTTGACGAATCGAAAGCACTCAATGCGATGGAAGAACCGATGGTTATCATCAGTGCGGACGGTATGTGCGAATTCGGCCGCGTTACGCATCATCTTGCAAATAATATTTCAAAACCTTCGACAAAAATCATGCTGGTAGGATATATGGCCGAAAATACGCTCGGCAGACGCCTGCGGAATCGTGAGCCGGAGGTAAAGATATTCGGAGAATGGCATCCGGTTCGCGCGGAAATCCTTCAGATAAATGCATTCAGCGCCCATGCCGATTATGTTGAAATTGTCGAGTGGCTCGATAGCCTCGACACCGGAAACTTGAAAAAGCTGCTGATGGTTCACGGCGAACCGGACGCACAGAGTTTCTTTCAAGCGTACCTACAAGAGCACCGCTATGAATCGCACATAATGAAATACGGCGATGTAATTGAGTTATAACGATGCAGATTATCACCGGTTTTCACGCAATTGAAGAATTACTGCGGGCGGTTGAAGCGCAGTTAGAAAAAAATTTTTCAGGAACAAAAAGTTCCCAAATAGGAAAAAAGGCCGGAGGCGGCAAGACGCCCTCGGTACGGCTCAAACTTTTTTACGCCAAGCAGGGACCGCGGGTAAAAAAAATTTTGGCACAGGCGGAAAAACTTTCCGTTCCGATAGAGCGGCGGACTGACGCCGAGCTTGACAAGCTCGTTGCGCCGTTACCTGAATATCTGCAAAATCACCGCGGGATTATCCTCATCGATGAACGCCCGCAGGAGCAGTCGCCCAAGCTTTTCTCCGATGCGCTGCTTGCCGAACTTGCTTCCCGCCCTAAGGCCTTTGTCGTCGTCCTTGATTCAATCACCGACCCCCACAATACCGGCGCCATTATCCGCAGCGCCGACCAATTTTCCGTCGACGCCGTCGTGCTCCCCGAACGGAGATCCGCCGGAGACTTTCAGACCGTTAGCAAGATCAGCGCGGGCGCGGCGGCGTGGGTTCCGCTGTTGTATACGGCGAATTTGGTACGGACGGTGGAGGAACTTAAACGCAACGGCTTTTGGGTATTCGGCGCCGACGCGCAAGGGGAACCGCTTCCGCACACAAAGTTCCCCGATAAAACGCTGCTCATTATGGGCAGCGAAGGGTCGGGAATCAGCCGCCTGCTAAAAACCTCCTGCGATTCCTTTACGGCAATCCCTACCTCCGGCAAGCTGGACAGCCTCAATGTCTCGGTCGCTGCCGGTATTTTGATGTACGAGATACGCCGGCAGCAAAACGGATAGGGGGGATGCAGGGTAAACGCATCAGGCCGTTTTTTACCACCCCCGCGGGAAAATTGAGACTATTCGACCAGAGTTGAACCTCTTCGCGGTTCAAATGGTCTCACAGTCTCAATTTTTCCGCGGTTTTTATCTACTCTACCTGATGCGTTTACCCATTTGTTGGAAAAATGTGCGAAATTTTAAACAAAATTTCGCACAGAAGGAAGGTAACCGCTAAAAATATTTTTGATGCGGTTGCTCTGACGCGGGGACAATATCGGTTGTCTATTTTAACAGTTATTCGTGCAGTTAATACCACGATGCTCTACGTCAGGTTTGTTGATTCCCGCCGGAGTTCGGCAAGCGCGGAGCAAAAGAGCGTACCAGCCTGCGCTACGTTAAGACTTTCGATAGCGCCACTGCCGCTGATTTTAACCAGCACATCGCAAAGCTTTTTCGCTTCGGCGGAAATGCCGTGCTCCTCATTTCCAAGCACTACAACAACCGCCTCATCCGCCCTAACCAGCGACGGAATATCCTTTAAGCTGCGGTATGCCCGATGATCAGCCCCTAGCCTCATCAAATAACCGCTGCACGCCTTTAAAAAATGCTCGGCGGAAGGGGCGGTATATAGGGTGATAAACTCCATCCCCCCTTGGGCAATCCGGTAGGCGCTCGGAGTCAGCTGAGCCTGCGCATCTTCCCCGCTTATCACGATATGCTCTATGCCGAAAAAGGCTGCGCTGCGGATGACCGCTCCGAGGTTATTCGCATTCCCGATACGGTCGCACAGTAACACTGCAGCCTTACCGGCCTCCCACTGTTTAATCCGCTCCGGTGTTACGGCAGCGATGCAGGGTTCTTCAATCATTGCGACAACCCCTTGGTGATGAACGGAACCGCACAGCTTTTCCAATTCGGCATCAGACTGTACCAGTCGATAAAGCCGCTTCCGCTGCGCAAGGTATTTACAAAGAGCGCCGAATGTCCGCGCCCTGCTTCCGGCAAAAAAAAGTCTGGAAATTTTTTCGGGATGTTCGGCAGCGAGCGCTTTTACCGCTTCAAAGCCGCACACCGCCAATTCTTTTTGATGTAATTCACTCATACCGCAAGTTATAAACGGAAAATAAAAGAAAGGCAACCGCTTAAAATGAGCAGTTGCCTTGTCTTATTCAGATTTTAGATATGTTACTGTTGGGAACGGAGATGTCACAAAAGCCGGTTACTTTCTCGGCATTCCCAAGTCCTCTTACTTTGAAGCTTTTTTGCGCGTAAGCTTGCGCCCTTCGTTTTCCGCCTTTTCCAATTCAGCCTGCGCAATTGAAAGAAGCGCAATAGGTACCGAATAAGACGAGCAGGAAACATAATCCAAACCGGCTTTCATACAGAAGGGGATGTTTTCAGGACGGGCGCCCTGTTCACCGCAAAGGCCGAGTTTGAGATCGGGACGGGTAAGCCGGCCGCGTTCAATCGCGATACTGATAAGCTCCCGCACTCCCGGATCCAAAATCGCAAACGGATTTCCATCTATCAAATCGTATAATGTGTAATCCGGCATAAAGCTGTTAAAGTCATCGCGCGAAAGACCGAGCGTCGTTTGGGTCAAGTCATTGGTCCCGAACGAGAAGAATTCCGCATAGCGGGCAATTTCTCCTGCGGATAACGCAGCAACCGGTAATTCAATCATCGTACCGATTTTGAAATCGATCGGTTTCGCTTTGAGCTGAGTCCGCATTTCTTGTTCGATTGTGCGGATACCCAGATAAGCATGGCCTTCAATCTTCTTTCCATACGCAATCTGTTTAAGCTCACGGAAATTCATAACAATCGGAACCATGATTTCGACATGCGTTTCAATACCTTCTTTCTGCAGCTTGTAAGCCGCTTCAAAAATTGCACGCACTTGCATTGCATAAATCTCCGGATAGGAAATCGCAATACGGCATCCTCGATGTCCAAGCATGGGGTTTACTTCCGCCCGTATCGCAATCGATTCCGCCAAAGCCTTTTTACTGACGGTTTTCTTCGCTTCGTTTTTAAGATAGTCAACAAACCCGTCCAGCTCGGTTTCATTATGCGGTAAAAATTCGTGCAGCGGCGCATCCAAAAGACGGATGGTAACTTCACGGCCATTCATTACTTTGAAGATACCGTAAAAGTCTTCCATTTGAACTTTTTGAAGCCGGTTGAGCACTTCAATACGTTCTTCCGTTGTTTCGGCAAGGATCATCTCTCTAAAGATATTGATACGCTTAGCATTAAAGAACATGTGTTCAGTGCGGCAAAGCCCGATGCCTTCGGCGCCGAAACTGACCGCCAAAGCAGCATCACGGGGACTATCGGCATTGGCGCGTACATGGAAGTCTTGGATAAACGAGCGGGTAAGATCGATAAAATCAAGCAAACCGGATGTTTTAGGATCGGGTTCGATTAACTCCGCTGCACCGAAGTATACCGTCGACTCACCGTAATAAGGTACTTGTAAGGTGATATAATCCCCTTCTTTAATAGTAATACCGTTGATAACGGCTTTATTCGTCATAATTTTCATGTCCGGACGGACTAACGAAATCTTTCCGTACTGACGCGAAACAACGGAAGCATGAGCCGAATAACCGCCTTCGTTAGAAAGAACGCCGGTGGAAACTTCGATTGCTTTTACATCTCCAGCATAACTGGCCGGTACACAGAGAATACAACGGGTATCGGCGCTTTGCAGACGTGCAATACGCTGTGCTTCGATCAACGAATCGGCGCTAAAGTATACGCGACCTACCGCTGCACCCGGAGCGCCTGCAATACCGCCTTTTGAATGCTGCAGATTTTTAACACTTGCCATATTGATGACCGGGTGTAATATTTCGTTTAGCTGACCGGGTTTAACGTTCTTTACAACATATTCCGCATCAACAATTTTGCGGTTGTATAAATCGAGCAGGAAGTGCACTAATGCAATCGTACTCTTTGCTTCGACGGATTTTTGCTCGATAAGCCACAGCTTCCCTGCTTCAATCGTAAAACGGATTTCCCGGACATCTTTACTGTGGTCTTCCAACTGCCATGCAATTGCTTCCAGCTGCTCCAAATATGCAGGCTTTATGTCGTTAATGTCTTTTCCAACGGCATCGACTTCATCGAATTTTTCTTGAAAGAACATTCCCTGCAATTTTTTTTCGCCGGTAACGATATTGCGGCTGAAGAATCTACCGGAAAAGGATTCCTTATCATAGTTTCCGTATACCAGCGGCTGAATCAGTAACGCTACATCGTTTTCATTATCGGGTTCAAGACTGAGCAGCGTACTGATGAGCTGAATGGTTTTATTCAGCTGCACTTCTGCGGTACTGAAAAACTCCTGCGGCAGATACGGCTGGTACATATCCATAACGGTTTCGCCCGATTCGGTACGTTTTTCTTTTTTTAGTTCGTTTCCGATTTTTTCCAACTGCTCTTTGTAGAGTTCCTGCTTAGCGCCGTCACCCTCTAATTCTGCAATCTTATACAAGATTGAGAAGATACCGCGCAGCAAAAACAGCACTTCATGGCTTGCAAAATCTTTTCCGACTTTTTTTTCAAAACCGCCGATTGTTGTTTTTGCCAAACCGAAGTTATGCAGCGTCGGATAATTGGCAATAACAAGGTTGGGAGAAATAACAAGCTTTAATAAAAGAGGATTTTCCGCATCGCCGAATTCTTTTTTAACCGCTTCACCCATCTTTTTTAAGAACGGACGCAGTAGCGGCAAAGCATTTGCTTGTTGCAAGTCTTGTGTAATGGTTGCATCCATCACAAGTCCGGGTACGATCGGGAGCCCAAGTTCCGAAAATTCATTCAGCTGGCGTCCGCGGATACCGAGGATCGTTTTATCGATATTACTTTTAAGCGATTCTTTATTACTGAAAAAATGGATTGATTTAGACATATTCATAATAAACTCCTAGAAAAGGTTAAGAACGGTGCTGGGAGAACCGCGCAAAAAAGCTTCAAAACGGGGACTTGCACCTTCGGCAAAGTATTTTGACAATTTTGACAAGTCTTTGATTTCTTCCCCTGCGACGGCAAACTGAATACTACTGCCGTGTTTTACCTTTCCCCATTTAAACAGCGTATTGATGTCGACAATCTGCTCACCGTCATAGAAGACGATAACCTTATTATGCGGGTACCGTGCATTGTAACTGCGGATAATCCGTTTCCACGCTTCAACGTTTCCGTTATGAAACAGTTCGTTGCTTACGATAACCGAAATTTGCTGCGATATACGGGTTTTACCCGACGGCGCTTGCATCTGCACAGAGGCGGCTTCACGAGAAGCTGTTTCTTTTGCTTTTGCAGTTTTTGCGGCTGTTTTTACTTTTGCAGCTGCCGAAGTTCTTGCCGGTTTCCGCGTTCGCCCTCCGGCAGATTGTTTTTTAATCTGAGGCGCGGCAAATACAAAAGGTCCGCTCAAAATCTTTCCGGGAATTGACGGTTTTGTACCTTCCAAAAGAGCTAGAAAAGCGCTGAATACCGCTTCTGCAACGGGTGTTTCTATTGCGCCTTTGTCTTGTTTTCCGACATAAATATTCAAAAGCTCATTTTTTTTCAGGGTTTCAAAAAGAGAAGCGTTTGCAGGATTTTTAGGGTTTATCACCAAAAACCCCAAATCGGGATGGTGATAGCCGATAACGATATCGACGCCTTTCCATTTTGCCGTTTCCGTAATGATATCCGTAGGTACTGCGGTTATTTCGCGGATATTCTTAGAAATCACTTTATATCCCCACATATCAAGCAGTATAACGGATAAAAATGCCGGAATTTCTTCATTTGTCAATTCTTTATTTTCAAGCAATATACCGATTTCATCGGCAATATTTTTTTTTACATTGCAAGCATCCAGAAGCGATAAAGCATTCTGAATATGTGTTACAGAGGCATTAAACCCCTGCTTTGTAGCAAGCGGTACATAAAATCCTAATGAATCGAGCATTCACTTCTCCTTTGCATGGCAAGGACGGTTTTAGAAATACTTATAAAAAACTTCCTTGCATTTACTTTTGGTCTTACGGGAAAAACATTCCTCAAGGAATCCTTCAATATTGTTTATCATATCTCAGAAAAGCAGAATGGAGATTCCCTATAGATAAAAGCCCTCCGAAACAAGCGTTTCAGGGGGCCTTTATCACATTTTAACTTATTTCCATTATGGTAAACTTTACAGAGTTCTTACACCGGATTTGCGTCCGCGGCGGCCTCTGCTTGCCGTATTATCAACAGCACCGGCTTTCTTGGTTCTAGCGGCGCCTCTGCGGCTGCGGGGTGCAGCGGGTGCATTAACGGTTTCTGCAGCAGGTGCTTCCAAACTCGGTGTCTCGTTCAGCATATCGATAAACTGAGCACGTCCGCTCGGGGTTACCGCAGCAGGTTCATCTTCTTCGCCTGAGCCGAAGGTCTGTGCAATATCGGCACGAACCGTTGAACGGCGGCGGCTGAATGAAGCAAACGCCTGATCCATAAAGCCTTTAGAAACTCCATGAAGGAATTCGTTCAATACGTTTGCCATACCGTCAAGCGTTGCCTTCTTGCGTTTGATGGAGGTGATATCCACGTCAAGCAAGAGTCCGGGCTGCATGTGGAAGGGGTTGATGAGGTAATCGAACTTGTTAAATTCCGCCTCAAGGAAAGCGAGCCGTTCTTCCATAACGCGCCGCTCAACCGGGTACTGATAGTCGTACATTTTCTTAAGCCGTTCACGCATAATGATAAGCTTTTTGCGCATCTTGTCTTTCTCGTAAACAAAGGTGCGGTTCATCTTTTCAACTTCAGTTTCGGCTGCGTTGACAAACGAAATTTCATCCCAGACTTTTGCGATGTCTTTGTAGGCAGGTTCGCCTTTAGGCATCTTGTATTTCTTCTGGATATGCTTTTCGTAGAGTTTTGCCAAGTCACCGAAATCGGTAATACGTACCATGAACTTCGACTTATCATATTGCGTCTGCAATACGTCCCAAAGGTGTTCAATTTCGGTTTCAAACGACCGGATCATTACTTCATACGCTTTGCGCTCTTCAATGAGCTGTGCATTATCGTAGTAGCGCAAACGGATTTGATAGCGTTCGTCGGGAAGGTTTGCAACGTTGGTATCATCGTATTCGCGCAGCAGCAGCTCGCGGGCATTTTTCAGGTTTTCAATGTATTGATAACCCATCTTAGAGGTATCAAGAATTGAAGTTAACGAGTTAATTGCCGTATTGAAGCCGCGGTTACGGATGTTTTCAATGTCGATGATGTGCTTGATATTCTCGCGTACGTTGAGCTGATCGAATGTTTCCGGATCGATTTCCGCTCTCAGGTTTGCAATGCGTTCCATTAATTCTTTTGAAACTACCGAATAGCGCTTGCTTTCGGGATTGTCAACATCATCGTCGGTAACATCGAGAACCTTTCCCATCTTTTTGAAGATGATTTCGCTATCGGTCATCTCTTCCTTACCCTCATCGATAAGTTCATCTTTGAGCTGTTCGATTTCTTTATCGATAAGATTCATCATGTGGTTGGAAAGTAAATCTTTGATTAAGTATTCCACCGTTACCTGATATTGGAAGATCGGGCTGATAAGCTCGGTATCGAGAATATTGACTGAAAGCTTTACATCCGTTACGGTTTTCGGTTTAAGAATATTGTCTTTAAACGCGCACT from the Treponema vincentii F0403 genome contains:
- a CDS encoding tyrosine-type recombinase/integrase; the encoded protein is MTEIQLRAFYGYLISAEARAQLTAKTYINTMRLFQQQLGSERLIEDASADDCIGFLLARAGEGVTGRTLAKDQAALRSFYRFLQLENVRTDNPAEQLESPRREKNLPRALELDEVDKLLAAIPLDTPNGIRDRALFELIYSAGLRVSEAVTLSLEDIFFNEQLLKVRGKGGKERIVPFGAQAEERLTVYLKTARPLLLKPAHSENTETTGAVFLNHHGERLTRKGIWKRLQEIEQLSGVTTKIHTLRHSYATHLLAGGADLRSVQCLLGHASIATTQIYTHIEDKELEAYHRKFFKQ
- the dpaL gene encoding diaminopropionate ammonia-lyase; this encodes MEKILWTENKLPKTGNKQLAVMALDEINKAHEFHKSFPQYAPTPLVPLKKMADMLGVGSVFIKDESWRFGLNAFKVLGGSFAMAKYIAKQLKKDVSELPYEVLTGEKLRKEFGQATFFTATDGNHGRGVAWAANKLGQKSVVLMPKGSTKTRFDNIAKEGAQVTIENVNYDECVRMAAALAAKTEHGVMVQDTAWEGYEEIPAWIMQGYGTMALEAAEQLKAAGVDRPTHIFVQAGVGSLAGAIQGYFKNLFPNNCPVTVVVEARAADCLYRSATAADGKPHFVTGDLQTIMAGLACGEPNTISWDILKNNTSCFVSAPDWVSARGMRMLAAPIKGDSPVTSGESGAVPFGLLASIMQHDDMKDLRAALKLDKNSKILCFSTEGDTDPDMYKKIVWEGLYPSI
- a CDS encoding MBL fold metallo-hydrolase RNA specificity domain-containing protein; protein product: MSINVYSLGAAEEVTGSKHILDVDGYLYLFDCGAFQGKRAEADKKNRDFGVPADKLTAVVLTHGHYDHCGLLPLLGIHGFAGNIYATPASRDIANLVLMDSARIQARDAEYLQKQALKKHEKFDWKPLFTEEDVVQTINQFVTVSYHRPVWIGPNVQLEFYDAGHILGSAIAFITAKDSTGKTVKIAFTGDLGRKNKSIIRDPDIIPSADYIMIESTYGNRRHEDIHNAMDMLEHAVNDAVKMRGKIIIPAFAVERTQELIYYFHLLTDQKRIPYIPIYVDSPMAVNATTIFQVHPECFDHETQEAFVKHHKNPFGFNALKFITSVDESKALNAMEEPMVIISADGMCEFGRVTHHLANNISKPSTKIMLVGYMAENTLGRRLRNREPEVKIFGEWHPVRAEILQINAFSAHADYVEIVEWLDSLDTGNLKKLLMVHGEPDAQSFFQAYLQEHRYESHIMKYGDVIEL
- the rlmB gene encoding 23S rRNA (guanosine(2251)-2'-O)-methyltransferase RlmB, which produces MQIITGFHAIEELLRAVEAQLEKNFSGTKSSQIGKKAGGGKTPSVRLKLFYAKQGPRVKKILAQAEKLSVPIERRTDAELDKLVAPLPEYLQNHRGIILIDERPQEQSPKLFSDALLAELASRPKAFVVVLDSITDPHNTGAIIRSADQFSVDAVVLPERRSAGDFQTVSKISAGAAAWVPLLYTANLVRTVEELKRNGFWVFGADAQGEPLPHTKFPDKTLLIMGSEGSGISRLLKTSCDSFTAIPTSGKLDSLNVSVAAGILMYEIRRQQNG
- a CDS encoding TrmH family RNA methyltransferase — its product is MSELHQKELAVCGFEAVKALAAEHPEKISRLFFAGSRARTFGALCKYLAQRKRLYRLVQSDAELEKLCGSVHHQGVVAMIEEPCIAAVTPERIKQWEAGKAAVLLCDRIGNANNLGAVIRSAAFFGIEHIVISGEDAQAQLTPSAYRIAQGGMEFITLYTAPSAEHFLKACSGYLMRLGADHRAYRSLKDIPSLVRADEAVVVVLGNEEHGISAEAKKLCDVLVKISGSGAIESLNVAQAGTLFCSALAELRRESTNLT
- a CDS encoding putative PEP-binding protein, translating into MNMSKSIHFFSNKESLKSNIDKTILGIRGRQLNEFSELGLPIVPGLVMDATITQDLQQANALPLLRPFLKKMGEAVKKEFGDAENPLLLKLVISPNLVIANYPTLHNFGLAKTTIGGFEKKVGKDFASHEVLFLLRGIFSILYKIAELEGDGAKQELYKEQLEKIGNELKKEKRTESGETVMDMYQPYLPQEFFSTAEVQLNKTIQLISTLLSLEPDNENDVALLIQPLVYGNYDKESFSGRFFSRNIVTGEKKLQGMFFQEKFDEVDAVGKDINDIKPAYLEQLEAIAWQLEDHSKDVREIRFTIEAGKLWLIEQKSVEAKSTIALVHFLLDLYNRKIVDAEYVVKNVKPGQLNEILHPVINMASVKNLQHSKGGIAGAPGAAVGRVYFSADSLIEAQRIARLQSADTRCILCVPASYAGDVKAIEVSTGVLSNEGGYSAHASVVSRQYGKISLVRPDMKIMTNKAVINGITIKEGDYITLQVPYYGESTVYFGAAELIEPDPKTSGLLDFIDLTRSFIQDFHVRANADSPRDAALAVSFGAEGIGLCRTEHMFFNAKRINIFREMILAETTEERIEVLNRLQKVQMEDFYGIFKVMNGREVTIRLLDAPLHEFLPHNETELDGFVDYLKNEAKKTVSKKALAESIAIRAEVNPMLGHRGCRIAISYPEIYAMQVRAIFEAAYKLQKEGIETHVEIMVPIVMNFRELKQIAYGKKIEGHAYLGIRTIEQEMRTQLKAKPIDFKIGTMIELPVAALSAGEIARYAEFFSFGTNDLTQTTLGLSRDDFNSFMPDYTLYDLIDGNPFAILDPGVRELISIAIERGRLTRPDLKLGLCGEQGARPENIPFCMKAGLDYVSCSSYSVPIALLSIAQAELEKAENEGRKLTRKKASK
- the cfpA gene encoding cytoplasmic filament protein CfpA; this translates as MASLDLPQSPNVFHPEKPSAVGSRNSLAQDYRDQQKEVNQLIEEETNKVLHHLSTKLPKDVLERLDVMGGLKEKLYNYFNQNYQNMFNRYMVTAEDEMLKKVRGFIDREEMKVLNRYTPKEIATLLDEVGGADKFNTGEIEKSIVNMYGHLQGHVQRGINDLETLTNSLLRQKTDVGAFVRGENAYSIVKCAFKDNILKPKTVTDVKLSVNILDTELISPIFQYQVTVEYLIKDLLSNHMMNLIDKEIEQLKDELIDEGKEEMTDSEIIFKKMGKVLDVTDDDVDNPESKRYSVVSKELMERIANLRAEIDPETFDQLNVRENIKHIIDIENIRNRGFNTAINSLTSILDTSKMGYQYIENLKNARELLLREYDDTNVANLPDERYQIRLRYYDNAQLIEERKAYEVMIRSFETEIEHLWDVLQTQYDKSKFMVRITDFGDLAKLYEKHIQKKYKMPKGEPAYKDIAKVWDEISFVNAAETEVEKMNRTFVYEKDKMRKKLIIMRERLKKMYDYQYPVERRVMEERLAFLEAEFNKFDYLINPFHMQPGLLLDVDITSIKRKKATLDGMANVLNEFLHGVSKGFMDQAFASFSRRRSTVRADIAQTFGSGEEDEPAAVTPSGRAQFIDMLNETPSLEAPAAETVNAPAAPRSRRGAARTKKAGAVDNTASRGRRGRKSGVRTL